Sequence from the Paenibacillus riograndensis SBR5 genome:
ATATCCCCGCCGCAAGCTGCGGCTGTGGATATCCTTCTTTCCATTCATTCAATATACAGTTACCAAGTTCATTTGTATGAGGGGGTAAGATAGTTGGCCAGCCCCCGGGAGATGCTTCCGTCCATAATCCGGGCTACCTTTGCCACAATCCAGGCCGGGTCAGAGTCCGCTCCTGCTTTTAGCCAATGGATCACCTGCCCGAGAATAGCCAATGTATAGAAATCAGCAATCTCTTGCTTGGCCTGCACGTCCGCCCGTTCCGGTTCCCGCGCATCCAGTTCTTCCACGACCTGAATCACTACCCCGTAGATCACCCCGTACAAAAAGCTCTCCAAGTGCTCCCGGCCCAGCGAATGGAAGGTATTCAGGCAAATGGTTTTGTTGTTTTGTGTATAATACAGTACGCTCAGGAACCCCTGCTTCCAGCCGGCGCAATTGCGGTACTGCTCAAGATCCTCAATGATTTCTGTCTGGTAGACCCAGCCAAGCAGTTCATAAATATCCTGGAAATGATTGTAGAAGGTATGCCGGGTCACCCCGCAATCATCCGTAAGCTGCTGAATGGTGATCTTGTGGAGCGGTTTTGTGAGCATCAGCTTTTTGAGTGAGTGTGCTAAGGCGTTTTTCGTGACTTGTGAATAGGACATCGCTTGCATCTGCCCCCTTGATGGATAAATGGATGATTATACTATGTAAAAAGTTTACTTCTTTTTCCAATATATGAGCAAAGGGTTGAAAATTCCCATTCCATTTATGCTGTCTTTCCGGCTAATATAACGATGCTCCTTCACCGGGGGTCAAAAGCCGCCGCGCCGGAGGTCATCCGCACACGTGCTGCACTGCTCGCAGGAGCAGGTACAGAGACTTCAGGCATTATGGGATGACAAGATCCGGGATCCGGGGCGGGGTGGCAGTGTTCAAGCTGTGAATAGAAGCACAAGAGTAGCGGACAGACATTCAAGTATGACCTTCAATGAATTCCAATGATATTCGGATGGCCTCAGATATGTAATTCAGGGTATCTAATTCTAATTCATCAAGAAGTCCAATATATTCATGCCGCTTGCCGTATTGGACTTGTATAATTCAGTATATCCGCATTCCCGGCAGCTGATGGTGATGAATTTTTTATTCTGGACATCAAAAAGCTTGGCAAAATTGCCGCCGGTTGCCTGAAACTGATCCACGGCATACTCTTTACATCCGCATTTACTGCAAATAAATTGTTTCTTAGCCATGGTACTCTCTCCTCCAAAAGGTTTCTCTGGTTCATCTTGAGTTGCGTCTGTTACGTATTACATCGGTTAAACCGGGGCGGAAAATAAACTTATCGCGTACATTGATGCTTAAGGCGCAGAGCTGTACTTGGATTCGCCCTCGGGTCTAGGCCGTTTTTCATTGACCCGCTGATAAGGTATCCCCATCATACCACCCATAATTTTCCTTAACCAGCGAACCGGATGAATAAGTAAAAAAGACCCACTTGCAGATGCAAGAAGGGCAGGGCATATATTTATTTTATTCCGAAATGTAACTGGAGTTCATTGATTTGTATCCGGACATATAAAATGACTCTCGCAGATCAGAATAATAATTATACGTTAAAAATCGTATTTTGTTATGGTAAGCGGCAAAAAACAATTTCCAATATTATCCCGGCAGCCGGTATTTACTGTGTATTTAGCTGGGGGACCAGTTGTTCAGCCTCAGTATCCCACCGCCACGGCACCTCACGCCCTTGCAGGTGCAGACCTCCATACCACTCGTCTATTCCTTGGACCAGGACGCGGTCCGCCGCCCCTTCCTGGACCTGCTGCCCCAGCGCTGTCGCCGCCACCCTGCGGTTCAGGAACTCCGGAATCTGCCGGAAATCCGTGTAACCCTCAACACCTTCGATGTGCAGTAGAGGATGCTCCCCTGCCGTGAGCGCACGCAGAACCTTCCAATATTCGAGATCCCCCATGCCGAGCACATGCAGCGTGTCAGTCACCTGACGGAATAATTCCAGCGGCGTATGTGCCCCGGATGCAAGTGCATCAAATGTGGCCTGTTCCACAATCCCGAGGCCATTATGCACCGAAGGCAGACGCATGAGATGCGTCCGGAAGGCTTCACTGGCAAAAGGCAGGCCGGATGCTGCGAGTTCTGCATTCTTTTGATCCAGTAAATCAGCCATCCGGGTGGGATCAGGAGAAGCATACGCCTGCCACAGCTCACTTCCCAGCTCTATTTCCGGCCGCCCAATCGTCCGCCAGGTCCCGGATAACGTTCCTAGCTGGGCCGGAGTAAGCTGCCCCAGACCATGGAACCGTTCAATTCCCGGAAACTCCCCGATGCACAGCAGACTAAGCTTGGTCCGGCCCAGCTTTTGCCCCTTGAACCAATGGAGCAGATAGGCAAGCATACTCTGGTCGAACAGGTCATGCTCAAACCACAGTACGACTTCATCGTATTGGGCATATTCACGAAGTTTCCGCTCTTGTTCCTCACAGCTTGTCATATACTCACCAGCCGGAATCCCGAGAGTTGCTTCCAGCACCCGGGCGCGTTCGGCCCGTTCCCGGGACCCGGAAAGGTCTGCAAATACCGGCCCGGAAGAGTAAATCTCCCTCCACACCAGTACCTCTCCTTGAACAATGCCATGCTTCAGCATGTTGCCCACAACATCTCCGTTCACAATATGCAGCATTTTTCCGCCTCCTTCATACAAAAGATTGAACACGGATGCCAGGTCGGCTACCGGGAGTGTGCCTTTCAGCTTTTGGCGGGCATCGTGAAGCCGCTTCTTGAGTGTCTGCACCGGAGTTCCCAGATATCCGGATATTTCCTGAAGCGAATAGCCGTAGAAATAAAACAGCTGCACCGGAACTCTGAGCTTGGCGGATAACGCCGCCACTGAGCTTTGCAGCACCTGCTCTGCTTCCTTCCGTTCCAGGATATCCGCTGCACCCGGCTCATTCTGCAAGCCTTGCAGAGCTTCGTCCAGAGGGAGCAAGGGATGGCGCTTGCGCCGCAGGGTCCGCTGGCATTGCCTCACTACAATCGTCCTGAACCAGCCCGGAAACGCGGCCGGCTCGCTCAGCTTTTGCAGATTCAGATAGGCTTCAAGAAACGCCTCCTGAACCGCATCCTCCGCCAGATGGACATCCTTCAGCATGTCGTATGACACCGCATACGCCATCCCCCGGCAATGCGCCATCAGCTGCGCGAACGCCTCCGCATCCCCCTGCCTCGCCTTCTCCACCCACTGCCGCATACGCTCGCCTGCCTCTTTTCTCTCATGTTCTTAACCTATAGGTGCCATAATGAGGGGGAAAGGTTACATCTTATACAGCCCCCAGAGTATTTCATCACATTTATTGAGCCGGTACCCCGGTTCGGTTAACCCGACTTGGTGCAAGCAGGCCAATCACTTATTTACTAAACAACTCAAGTCTATCTAACAGAAGAAATTGTAACGAAGACTCATCCACAGCACCGAACTTAATAAAGTTATCACGAGCCTGAGCAAGAGTCATGTGGTTGGGTGAACTATAGTGGCTTGGGTCTCTACTTCCATCATCTTCCCAAAAGCATACTGGGCAAATATCGTATTCACCCTTTGTTGGAAGGGTCTTAAATTCACAACACGGACAACTATAAAGTTCTTCCGGCAAACCTTCAACCTCCTGATTAGAATCCAGGATTGCTGACACTAATTTCGATAAATACGTATGCGAAAAACCGAACACATTGGGCAGGCGCGAGGTGTGCGGGCTGAATGTATGCGAAAAACCGAACACATTGGGCAGGCGCGAGGCGGTAGGGCCAAATGTATGCGAAAAACCGAATACAATGGGCAGGCGCGAGGTGTGTGGGCCGAATGTATGTGAAAAACCGAACACAATGGGCAATGCGGAGGTGGGCGGGCCAAATGTATGCGAAAAACCGAATACAGGATGAGACGGCACAATTGTCTCATCGGGTTGGAGTTGCCCGTGGTATAAAGCTGCCAGAATTGATTCCATGTTCATCCTCCCATAAATGTCATCGCATAGCTTGAATGAGACTCCTGCACATGGTAGGATATTTATGCAGTCTGCTTATCCAAGCGGTTGCGGGATAGGAAGTAGCGGTGTTCTTCTCGGGATGCTCGCTGCTTCCTTCTTTATTTTTGGAGCTCGTCATACACCTTTTCAATCCCTTTGCGGACAATTGCAGAACGTGACGTATTTAGCTTTTCAGCAGAAGCATCAAGCTTACTCATCGTTTCCTCATCGACACGTATCTCAATCGTTTTGCTTTTGGGTTTGTCAGATGGTGGACGCCCCATCTTTTTAGAGGACATCACTTCACCTCGCTTTTTGTCCTGACAATAATTTATTATTGTCAGGACAAAAAGTCAATCTGATTTCCCGCGCCGAACGGTAATTCTTTCTCGGCTGGTTAGGTATTTTTCACGAGATTTCTATCTCGAACTTACCTTTACAGTTCATTTTGTACTTCTTTAATGATAGTATCATGACCATAGACCTTCGTAGGCCGCCCCCATGTGAAGGTGGTCAGACCGACCTCACGGAAGCCATACTTTTCGTAATAACCGATCTCACCGGTGGTGAGGTAAACAAGCTTGAAGCCAAGCCGCCCGGCCTCCTTTCGCGCGTGTTCTAAGAGCATTTTGCCGTAAAGGTTGCCCCTTTCATCGGGATGCACTAATAAAGGTGTAATCCATGGGGAGAGGTCTTCGCTCACAACTTCTTCCTTCGCAAGCGTTCCTTCCCACCCGTACACTCTGCCGGTAACGGCTTCTTTTTCAAGAAGTCCAGTCCAACCGATAACCCTGTTGTCTTTTAGCATTAAATATCCCTGTGGAAATGGTTCGGCGCTTGCCAACACTTCCGCTGGATGTAATGATGTAAACTCGTTGAAATGTTCCAAAAGGAATTCACGGCATTCATCCGCCCATTCGGGGTGTTCGCGCAGGGATAAAATCTGCACCCCGTAATCCACTATATAGCTCCTGCAAAATTCTTTATCGGTTTCGGAATAGACGAAAAAACCAAACCTTTCGTACAATCGGATTGCCGCAGCCAATCAAGCTCAATCGTTATATTCATTCCGCACCTTTTTCCATTATGAAACACAGCGTATCCGCTTCGCCAGTGTACGGGCTTCCGCACACATCGTCAAATACGCCTTTTACCGTAAACCCAAATGGGGATACCTCTTCGGTCAGCTTTTGAACGGTATAGGCGGTGTCCCATATCAAATACTCTTTAAGCCCGTCTTTGCCGAATATCACATATTTATTGACGGCGACCGTATTGTTTTCATAGAGATACGTCGCTTCAAGGCATATATGCGGTTCGGCACTCCAAAAGCCGCCGTTTGTACATAATGCCCAAGAGGTTGAGCTTTTCTTGTTCTCAAACTGCTTCTCAGTGAAAACATCCAATATAAACAACCCGCCTGGTTTAAGAGCTTTATGGACCTTTTCCACAAGCGTTTTCCGCTCATCGGGCGTTAGCGCGGCATAGTCACCGTAAATCAGCGTAACAGCGTTATACATTGCGGTATACTCAATGTCCAGGTAGTTCTTATATATATATTCGGTTTTTGCGTCTTGACTTTTTGCATACGCGATAGAGCGTTTTGAAAAATCAACACCGGTTACGTCATACCACATACCCGAAAGTCTTTTTGCGTAAAGCCCCGGCCCGCAACCGAGGTCAAGGATTTTTCCATTTGCCGGGATGACGCCGGAGAGCCATTTCACGGAGCGGTTTATATAACTCTGTTTACGGCTGGCTGCGTCCCAATCGGGATTCAAGTGGGCTTCAAGCATCCCCTTTGAGATATGCTCGTCATCCCAAAAAGGTTCGTGGCTTCGCTGCCAAAGCGCGGGTTTTTGTAATAAGTGAAACCATTTATCCATCATTGATCATTTCTCATCTCATAGATTTTTTGCAGGGTATGAATGTGCAGCGTTCTCTGATTATCCGTTTCTTGGAGTTTGTCTCCAGACCCTGCGTTCATATACCACTCTACAAGCCTGTACCCGAACATAAGCAGAATCATCTCATAAACGCAGTTATCCGTTATGTGTGAAATATCCGCAGATTCCGAAAAGCCCTTGTAATACGCCGGGATACATCTGCGGTAGTATTCAACCATGTGTTCAATATCGGCTTCGTCCGCGATAAGACTTGCCAAATCTTCACCTAAATAGCCCCACCCGGCGGTATCCCAGTCGATGAGTATGGTTTTACCGTCTGAATAGAATAGGTTTGCTACCCAAAAATCCCTGTGGCACAGCACGATGGGCAGCTTTTCAATACGGTTGAATATTTCGTCTGCGCTTTCATCAATGTCGATGAGCATTTTACATAAGTGTTTCGGGATTTCGCAATCGTCTGAGCGTATATAATCGTACACTCTTTTCCATGACCGGTAATGAAGATAGAAGTTCTTCATATACTCCACTTTGCTCAGGTTGGTCAAATTCTGTAAAAAAGCCGGCTGTTCGGCATATACCTTGCCTTGAAACCGTCCTAATTCCTCGGCTGCACGTTCATACATATCGCCGGTTAAGTCTAAACCCGATATGCCGTCGATATATTCCATCCATATCTGCGTTTCGTTTTCTTCTTCGTTCATTTCGGCGTGATAACATTCAGGCCATCGGAATGATTCAGACAACAGAGCGCCGAAATCGGATTTATAAAAATCATATTCCCTGCGCCATGAATCGGGATCGCTGAAGCGTTCCCATTTCTTCTGCGTTTTTGAAACGATTGTATAGGGTAATTTCCCGCCGTCAGCGGTTTCGGCATAGCCCGTTACAAGCTGTACATCACCCAGTGTACCACCATGTAATGGTTTGGTTTGAAAATCGGCGCAGATTATTTTTGTACCGAGTATTTTGCTTAAAACCTGCGTCAGAGTTTCGGCTTTTATTTCGCTCAT
This genomic interval carries:
- a CDS encoding TetR/AcrR family transcriptional regulator C-terminal domain-containing protein; amino-acid sequence: MSYSQVTKNALAHSLKKLMLTKPLHKITIQQLTDDCGVTRHTFYNHFQDIYELLGWVYQTEIIEDLEQYRNCAGWKQGFLSVLYYTQNNKTICLNTFHSLGREHLESFLYGVIYGVVIQVVEELDAREPERADVQAKQEIADFYTLAILGQVIHWLKAGADSDPAWIVAKVARIMDGSISRGLANYLTPSYK
- a CDS encoding zinc ribbon domain-containing protein — protein: MAKKQFICSKCGCKEYAVDQFQATGGNFAKLFDVQNKKFITISCRECGYTELYKSNTASGMNILDFLMN
- a CDS encoding sigma-70 family RNA polymerase sigma factor; translated protein: MRQWVEKARQGDAEAFAQLMAHCRGMAYAVSYDMLKDVHLAEDAVQEAFLEAYLNLQKLSEPAAFPGWFRTIVVRQCQRTLRRKRHPLLPLDEALQGLQNEPGAADILERKEAEQVLQSSVAALSAKLRVPVQLFYFYGYSLQEISGYLGTPVQTLKKRLHDARQKLKGTLPVADLASVFNLLYEGGGKMLHIVNGDVVGNMLKHGIVQGEVLVWREIYSSGPVFADLSGSRERAERARVLEATLGIPAGEYMTSCEEQERKLREYAQYDEVVLWFEHDLFDQSMLAYLLHWFKGQKLGRTKLSLLCIGEFPGIERFHGLGQLTPAQLGTLSGTWRTIGRPEIELGSELWQAYASPDPTRMADLLDQKNAELAASGLPFASEAFRTHLMRLPSVHNGLGIVEQATFDALASGAHTPLELFRQVTDTLHVLGMGDLEYWKVLRALTAGEHPLLHIEGVEGYTDFRQIPEFLNRRVAATALGQQVQEGAADRVLVQGIDEWYGGLHLQGREVPWRWDTEAEQLVPQLNTQ
- a CDS encoding CPCC family cysteine-rich protein, encoding MESILAALYHGQLQPDETIVPSHPVFGFSHTFGPPTSALPIVFGFSHTFGPHTSRLPIVFGFSHTFGPTASRLPNVFGFSHTFSPHTSRLPNVFGFSHTYLSKLVSAILDSNQEVEGLPEELYSCPCCEFKTLPTKGEYDICPVCFWEDDGSRDPSHYSSPNHMTLAQARDNFIKFGAVDESSLQFLLLDRLELFSK
- a CDS encoding ribbon-helix-helix protein, CopG family encodes the protein MSSKKMGRPPSDKPKSKTIEIRVDEETMSKLDASAEKLNTSRSAIVRKGIEKVYDELQK
- a CDS encoding GNAT family N-acetyltransferase, encoding MAAAIRLYERFGFFVYSETDKEFCRSYIVDYGVQILSLREHPEWADECREFLLEHFNEFTSLHPAEVLASAEPFPQGYLMLKDNRVIGWTGLLEKEAVTGRVYGWEGTLAKEEVVSEDLSPWITPLLVHPDERGNLYGKMLLEHARKEAGRLGFKLVYLTTGEIGYYEKYGFREVGLTTFTWGRPTKVYGHDTIIKEVQNEL
- a CDS encoding class I SAM-dependent methyltransferase; the encoded protein is MMDKWFHLLQKPALWQRSHEPFWDDEHISKGMLEAHLNPDWDAASRKQSYINRSVKWLSGVIPANGKILDLGCGPGLYAKRLSGMWYDVTGVDFSKRSIAYAKSQDAKTEYIYKNYLDIEYTAMYNAVTLIYGDYAALTPDERKTLVEKVHKALKPGGLFILDVFTEKQFENKKSSTSWALCTNGGFWSAEPHICLEATYLYENNTVAVNKYVIFGKDGLKEYLIWDTAYTVQKLTEEVSPFGFTVKGVFDDVCGSPYTGEADTLCFIMEKGAE
- a CDS encoding aminoglycoside phosphotransferase family protein translates to MSEIKAETLTQVLSKILGTKIICADFQTKPLHGGTLGDVQLVTGYAETADGGKLPYTIVSKTQKKWERFSDPDSWRREYDFYKSDFGALLSESFRWPECYHAEMNEEENETQIWMEYIDGISGLDLTGDMYERAAEELGRFQGKVYAEQPAFLQNLTNLSKVEYMKNFYLHYRSWKRVYDYIRSDDCEIPKHLCKMLIDIDESADEIFNRIEKLPIVLCHRDFWVANLFYSDGKTILIDWDTAGWGYLGEDLASLIADEADIEHMVEYYRRCIPAYYKGFSESADISHITDNCVYEMILLMFGYRLVEWYMNAGSGDKLQETDNQRTLHIHTLQKIYEMRNDQ